The following coding sequences lie in one Rutidosis leptorrhynchoides isolate AG116_Rl617_1_P2 chromosome 4, CSIRO_AGI_Rlap_v1, whole genome shotgun sequence genomic window:
- the LOC139843206 gene encoding transcription factor BIM1 isoform X3 has product MELPQPRPFGTQGRKPTHDFLSLYSPAHQDPSAATNFPGGYLETHDFLQPLECVRKSVAKEGNKVEESVAGKSVPPAGTTAVEHILPGGIGTYSISHISCISQSQRMPKAEGVVITAAAQSSGSDKNDENSNCSSYTAGSGFSLWEESAGKKGKTGKENIVGNLHMTREGGMKIGGVPWMTSMERPSQSSSAHPTTTMSSSRPSAQKNPSFVDMLKSAKATRDDEDDEEEFVIKKEPSSNYKDTTQHEQKPNTPRSKHSATEQRRRSKINDRFSMLRELIPHGEQKRDKASFLLEVIEYIQFLQEKVHKYEDSCRGWNNEQSTIIPWNNNQKPTEGFVDQLPVKNSVSGPALVNKSIAALNLPTKAQTLSDSDLSSHETMKEVCQHTRLANKGSPFPSPLQPNIYSPGCGSSSVTAPLPSTLPSDTANTAAQLWHTRSYTTDCTVSGDKLKDQELTIESGTISISAIYSQGLLSTLTQALQSSGVDLSQANISVQIDLGKRANNSTHNSSTPILKKTEVPPIEEILGRSRLSSTREDNGDKSLKRFKTSRN; this is encoded by the exons ATGGAGCTACCTCAACCACGTCCTTTCGGAACACAAG GTAGGAAACCTACGCATGACTTTCTTTCGCTTTATTCACCTGCTCACCAGGATCCATCTGCTGCTACTAATTTTcccg GTGGCTATCTTGAAACTCATGACTTCTTGCAACCACTTGAATGTGTCCGTAAAAGCGTCGCTAAAGAAGGAAATAAAGTCGAAGAATCAGTAGCTGGGAAGTCGGTCCCGCCAGCTGGAACTACTGCAGTCGAACACATTCTTCCTGGTGGTATTGGGACTTATAGTATTAGTCACATTTCTTGTATTAGTCAAAGTCAAAGGATGCCAAAGGCCGAGGGGGTCGTGATCACGGCTGCTGCACAATCTAGTGGTAgtgataaaaatgatgaaaattcaAACTGCAGTTCTTATACTGCAGGGAGTGGTTTCTCGCTTTGGGAAGAATCTGCCGGAAAGAAGGGAAAGACAGGGAAGGAGAATATTGTTGGAAATCTGCATATGACAAGAG AGGGTGGCATGAAGATTGGAGGAGTGCCATGGATGACATCAATGGAGCGGCCATCACAGTCATCATCCGCCCATCCAACAACCACCATGTCATCTTCTCG TCCATCAGCCCAAAAGAATCCAAGTTTCGTTGATATGTTGAAGTCTGCTAAAGCTACTCGAGACgacgaagatgatgaagaagagttTGTTATCAAGAAAGAACCATCCTCAAATTACAAAG ACACGACGCAGCATGAACAAAAGCCGAACACCCCACGCTCAAAGCATTCTGCTACTGAGCAACGTCGAAGAAGCAAAATTAATGACAG ATTTTCAATGTTAAGAGAACTCATCCCTCACGGTGAGCAGAAGAGAGATAAGGCGTCATTTTTGTTAGAG GTTATTGAGTACATCCAGTTTCTACAAGAGAAGGTACACAAGTATGAGGATTCATGTCGTGGATGGAATAACGAACAATCTACTATAATACCATGG AACAATAACCAAAAACCAACTGAAGGATTCGTTGATCAACTACCAGTCAAGAACAGTGTATCTGGACCAGCATTGGTCAACAAGAGCATTGCTGCCTTAAACCTTCCCACAAAGGCGCAAACTTTATCAGATTCCGACTTAAGTTCTCATGAAACAATGAAGGAAGTTTGTCAGCACACACGGTTAGCCAATAAAGGATCACCTTTTCCTTCACCTTTGCAGCCAAACATATACTCTCCTGGTTGTGGAAGCTCCAGTGTGACTGCACCACTTCCTTCAACTCTACCATCTGATACAGCCAACACTGCAGCCCAGTTATGGCACACCAGGTCATATACAACCGATTGTACTGTTTCTGGTGATAAGTTGAAAGATCAAGAACTAACAATTGAAAGCGGCACAATCAGTATCTCAGCAATTTACTCTCAAGG GTTATTGAGTACGCTAACACAAGCGCTGCAAAGCTCCGGTGTGGATTTGTCACAAGCCAATATTTCGGTACAAATTGACCTGGGAAAAAGAGCAAATAATAGTACACACAATTCTTCAACACCTATTCTTAAG AAAACCGAAGTTCCTCCGATTGAGGAAATTCTGGGACGTTCAAGACTTTCAAGCACACGGGAGGACAATGGCGATAAATCCTTGAAGAGGTTTAAGACAAGCAGAAATTAA
- the LOC139843206 gene encoding transcription factor BIM1 isoform X2 → MELPQPRPFGTQGRKPTHDFLSLYSPAHQDPSAATNFPGGYLETHDFLQPLECVRKSVAKEGNKVEESVAGKSVPPAGTTAVEHILPGGIGTYSISHISCISQSQRMPKAEGVVITAAAQSSGSDKNDENSNCSSYTAGSGFSLWEESAGKKGKTGKENIVGNLHMTREGGMKIGGVPWMTSMERPSQSSSAHPTTTMSSSRPSAQKNPSFVDMLKSAKATRDDEDDEEEFVIKKEPSSNYKVDTTQHEQKPNTPRSKHSATEQRRRSKINDRFSMLRELIPHGEQKRDKASFLLEVIEYIQFLQEKVHKYEDSCRGWNNEQSTIIPWNNNQKPTEGFVDQLPVKNSVSGPALVNKSIAALNLPTKAQTLSDSDLSSHETMKEVCQHTRLANKGSPFPSPLQPNIYSPGCGSSSVTAPLPSTLPSDTANTAAQLWHTRSYTTDCTVSGDKLKDQELTIESGTISISAIYSQGLLSTLTQALQSSGVDLSQANISVQIDLGKRANNSTHNSSTPILKKTEVPPIEEILGRSRLSSTREDNGDKSLKRFKTSRN, encoded by the exons ATGGAGCTACCTCAACCACGTCCTTTCGGAACACAAG GTAGGAAACCTACGCATGACTTTCTTTCGCTTTATTCACCTGCTCACCAGGATCCATCTGCTGCTACTAATTTTcccg GTGGCTATCTTGAAACTCATGACTTCTTGCAACCACTTGAATGTGTCCGTAAAAGCGTCGCTAAAGAAGGAAATAAAGTCGAAGAATCAGTAGCTGGGAAGTCGGTCCCGCCAGCTGGAACTACTGCAGTCGAACACATTCTTCCTGGTGGTATTGGGACTTATAGTATTAGTCACATTTCTTGTATTAGTCAAAGTCAAAGGATGCCAAAGGCCGAGGGGGTCGTGATCACGGCTGCTGCACAATCTAGTGGTAgtgataaaaatgatgaaaattcaAACTGCAGTTCTTATACTGCAGGGAGTGGTTTCTCGCTTTGGGAAGAATCTGCCGGAAAGAAGGGAAAGACAGGGAAGGAGAATATTGTTGGAAATCTGCATATGACAAGAG AGGGTGGCATGAAGATTGGAGGAGTGCCATGGATGACATCAATGGAGCGGCCATCACAGTCATCATCCGCCCATCCAACAACCACCATGTCATCTTCTCG TCCATCAGCCCAAAAGAATCCAAGTTTCGTTGATATGTTGAAGTCTGCTAAAGCTACTCGAGACgacgaagatgatgaagaagagttTGTTATCAAGAAAGAACCATCCTCAAATTACAAAG TAGACACGACGCAGCATGAACAAAAGCCGAACACCCCACGCTCAAAGCATTCTGCTACTGAGCAACGTCGAAGAAGCAAAATTAATGACAG ATTTTCAATGTTAAGAGAACTCATCCCTCACGGTGAGCAGAAGAGAGATAAGGCGTCATTTTTGTTAGAG GTTATTGAGTACATCCAGTTTCTACAAGAGAAGGTACACAAGTATGAGGATTCATGTCGTGGATGGAATAACGAACAATCTACTATAATACCATGG AACAATAACCAAAAACCAACTGAAGGATTCGTTGATCAACTACCAGTCAAGAACAGTGTATCTGGACCAGCATTGGTCAACAAGAGCATTGCTGCCTTAAACCTTCCCACAAAGGCGCAAACTTTATCAGATTCCGACTTAAGTTCTCATGAAACAATGAAGGAAGTTTGTCAGCACACACGGTTAGCCAATAAAGGATCACCTTTTCCTTCACCTTTGCAGCCAAACATATACTCTCCTGGTTGTGGAAGCTCCAGTGTGACTGCACCACTTCCTTCAACTCTACCATCTGATACAGCCAACACTGCAGCCCAGTTATGGCACACCAGGTCATATACAACCGATTGTACTGTTTCTGGTGATAAGTTGAAAGATCAAGAACTAACAATTGAAAGCGGCACAATCAGTATCTCAGCAATTTACTCTCAAGG GTTATTGAGTACGCTAACACAAGCGCTGCAAAGCTCCGGTGTGGATTTGTCACAAGCCAATATTTCGGTACAAATTGACCTGGGAAAAAGAGCAAATAATAGTACACACAATTCTTCAACACCTATTCTTAAG AAAACCGAAGTTCCTCCGATTGAGGAAATTCTGGGACGTTCAAGACTTTCAAGCACACGGGAGGACAATGGCGATAAATCCTTGAAGAGGTTTAAGACAAGCAGAAATTAA
- the LOC139840569 gene encoding uncharacterized protein yields the protein MIHSNRIVTISTNKEETFTVISAYAPHMGLSDAEKKSFWELLNEVVRGSPADHRLIIGGDLNGHIGAEAEVYEGAHGGFGFGPRNEEGRSILEFAIAHELVIANSFFKKRDYQLATFHSGGRCTKIDFLLLRKGELRTC from the coding sequence ATGATTCACTCAAATAGAATAGTAACAATATCTACCAATAAGGAAGAGACTTTCACGGTCATTAGCGCATACGCACCTCATATGGGTTTAAGTGATGCTGAAAAGAAGAGTTTTTGGGAATTGTTAAATGAGGTAGTGAGGGGGAGCCCAGCGGATCATCGATTGATTATTGGGGGTGATCTGAATGGACACATTGGAGCGGAGGCAGAAGTTTACGAAGGAGCCCATGGGGGCTTTGGGTTTGGTCCTAGAAACGAAGAAGGGCGCTCAATTCTTGAGTTTGCCATTGCCCACGAGTTGGTTATAGCAAACTCTTTCTTCAAGAAGAGGGATTATCAGTTAGCCACTTTTCATAGCGGGGGTCGCTGCACCAAGATTGACTTTTTGCTCCTTCGTAAAGGGGAACTTAGGACAtgttga
- the LOC139843206 gene encoding transcription factor BIM1 isoform X1: MELPQPRPFGTQGRKPTHDFLSLYSPAHQDPSAATNFPGGYLETHDFLQPLECVRKSVAKEGNKVEESVAGKSVPPAGTTAVEHILPGGIGTYSISHISCISQSQRMPKAEGVVITAAAQSSGSDKNDENSNCSSYTAGSGFSLWEESAGKKGKTGKENIVGNLHMTREGGMKIGGVPWMTSMERPSQSSSAHPTTTMSSSRPSAQKNPSFVDMLKSAKATRDDEDDEEEFVIKKEPSSNYKGVLSVKVDTTQHEQKPNTPRSKHSATEQRRRSKINDRFSMLRELIPHGEQKRDKASFLLEVIEYIQFLQEKVHKYEDSCRGWNNEQSTIIPWNNNQKPTEGFVDQLPVKNSVSGPALVNKSIAALNLPTKAQTLSDSDLSSHETMKEVCQHTRLANKGSPFPSPLQPNIYSPGCGSSSVTAPLPSTLPSDTANTAAQLWHTRSYTTDCTVSGDKLKDQELTIESGTISISAIYSQGLLSTLTQALQSSGVDLSQANISVQIDLGKRANNSTHNSSTPILKKTEVPPIEEILGRSRLSSTREDNGDKSLKRFKTSRN, encoded by the exons ATGGAGCTACCTCAACCACGTCCTTTCGGAACACAAG GTAGGAAACCTACGCATGACTTTCTTTCGCTTTATTCACCTGCTCACCAGGATCCATCTGCTGCTACTAATTTTcccg GTGGCTATCTTGAAACTCATGACTTCTTGCAACCACTTGAATGTGTCCGTAAAAGCGTCGCTAAAGAAGGAAATAAAGTCGAAGAATCAGTAGCTGGGAAGTCGGTCCCGCCAGCTGGAACTACTGCAGTCGAACACATTCTTCCTGGTGGTATTGGGACTTATAGTATTAGTCACATTTCTTGTATTAGTCAAAGTCAAAGGATGCCAAAGGCCGAGGGGGTCGTGATCACGGCTGCTGCACAATCTAGTGGTAgtgataaaaatgatgaaaattcaAACTGCAGTTCTTATACTGCAGGGAGTGGTTTCTCGCTTTGGGAAGAATCTGCCGGAAAGAAGGGAAAGACAGGGAAGGAGAATATTGTTGGAAATCTGCATATGACAAGAG AGGGTGGCATGAAGATTGGAGGAGTGCCATGGATGACATCAATGGAGCGGCCATCACAGTCATCATCCGCCCATCCAACAACCACCATGTCATCTTCTCG TCCATCAGCCCAAAAGAATCCAAGTTTCGTTGATATGTTGAAGTCTGCTAAAGCTACTCGAGACgacgaagatgatgaagaagagttTGTTATCAAGAAAGAACCATCCTCAAATTACAAAG GTGTTTTGTCTGTTAAAGTAGACACGACGCAGCATGAACAAAAGCCGAACACCCCACGCTCAAAGCATTCTGCTACTGAGCAACGTCGAAGAAGCAAAATTAATGACAG ATTTTCAATGTTAAGAGAACTCATCCCTCACGGTGAGCAGAAGAGAGATAAGGCGTCATTTTTGTTAGAG GTTATTGAGTACATCCAGTTTCTACAAGAGAAGGTACACAAGTATGAGGATTCATGTCGTGGATGGAATAACGAACAATCTACTATAATACCATGG AACAATAACCAAAAACCAACTGAAGGATTCGTTGATCAACTACCAGTCAAGAACAGTGTATCTGGACCAGCATTGGTCAACAAGAGCATTGCTGCCTTAAACCTTCCCACAAAGGCGCAAACTTTATCAGATTCCGACTTAAGTTCTCATGAAACAATGAAGGAAGTTTGTCAGCACACACGGTTAGCCAATAAAGGATCACCTTTTCCTTCACCTTTGCAGCCAAACATATACTCTCCTGGTTGTGGAAGCTCCAGTGTGACTGCACCACTTCCTTCAACTCTACCATCTGATACAGCCAACACTGCAGCCCAGTTATGGCACACCAGGTCATATACAACCGATTGTACTGTTTCTGGTGATAAGTTGAAAGATCAAGAACTAACAATTGAAAGCGGCACAATCAGTATCTCAGCAATTTACTCTCAAGG GTTATTGAGTACGCTAACACAAGCGCTGCAAAGCTCCGGTGTGGATTTGTCACAAGCCAATATTTCGGTACAAATTGACCTGGGAAAAAGAGCAAATAATAGTACACACAATTCTTCAACACCTATTCTTAAG AAAACCGAAGTTCCTCCGATTGAGGAAATTCTGGGACGTTCAAGACTTTCAAGCACACGGGAGGACAATGGCGATAAATCCTTGAAGAGGTTTAAGACAAGCAGAAATTAA